A region from the Methanomassiliicoccales archaeon genome encodes:
- a CDS encoding CpsB/CapC family capsule biosynthesis tyrosine phosphatase → MPLRSNLHLHSLYSDGQYSIEEIVEVAERSGLDAVAITDHFETTKVRRSVAAEELEDYISEIRQAQRRHQGIKLLAGVEIDTNPERCDLFSLPFEALNSLDLVLFEYVNDMHQGGSSLVELDPILTQLRVPCGLVHTDLERVFSGISPKDLANLLQSYGLFVEANTASLYQREGRQYFELAERQFQAFRGKVKVTVGTDMHRDLEEVGKVDRAYDFLRRLDLLQDLLL, encoded by the coding sequence ATGCCCCTTCGCTCCAATCTCCACCTACACTCCCTGTATTCTGACGGTCAGTACTCGATCGAGGAAATAGTTGAGGTCGCAGAGCGAAGCGGCCTGGACGCAGTGGCCATCACCGATCACTTTGAAACGACAAAGGTGCGCAGGAGCGTGGCAGCGGAAGAGCTCGAGGATTACATTTCTGAGATAAGGCAGGCACAGAGGCGCCATCAGGGCATAAAACTGCTGGCAGGGGTGGAGATAGACACCAATCCAGAGCGCTGCGATTTATTCTCGTTGCCTTTCGAAGCATTGAATTCCCTTGATCTCGTGCTCTTCGAATATGTCAATGACATGCATCAGGGAGGCAGCAGCCTGGTGGAGCTCGACCCCATATTGACGCAGCTGCGTGTGCCCTGCGGCCTGGTCCACACCGACCTGGAAAGGGTCTTTTCCGGCATCTCTCCAAAGGATCTGGCCAACCTCTTGCAATCCTATGGATTGTTCGTAGAGGCCAACACCGCTTCCCTTTACCAGAGGGAGGGGAGACAGTACTTCGAACTAGCGGAGCGCCAATTCCAGGCCTTCAGGGGCAAGGTCAAAGTCACCGTAGGCACGGACATGCATCGTGATCTGGAGGAGGTCGGCAAAGTGGACCGTGCCTATGATTTCCTGAGGCGATTGGACCTTCTTCAGGACCTGCT
- the hxlA gene encoding 3-hexulose-6-phosphate synthase, whose product MSAVLQVALDMMHLKRALEIGREAVEGGADWVEAGTPLIKSEGALAIRELRKAFPTLTLVADMKVMDVGAFEVEIAAKAGADIVTVLALADDATISESVLTARKYGAKVMVDLINVANKLERAKEVEKLGAELVCLHVGVDEQMHGRTSPLQSVREIAASLRIPVAVAGGITQFTAKDYVEAGASVIIVGGSIIKAENVREAAKAVKRAMLTGQVGAQEISRKYGKEELFQAFTKVSTPNIADAQHKRGVILGLVPHLRAGQKLVGRALTVQTAKGDWAKPVEAIDRASPGDVLVIDAGGSDVAVWGELASLSAQGKGITGVVVDGAVRDMDVIREIGFPCFCRYVVPHAGEPKGHGGIGLEIMCGGQLVRTGDWIIGDESGLVVVPQESAVEVANRALDVLERENRIREEIRRGGTLSSVLELEKWEQVR is encoded by the coding sequence CCTTGGCCATCAGGGAGCTGCGCAAGGCCTTCCCAACCCTCACCCTAGTGGCGGACATGAAGGTGATGGACGTGGGCGCCTTCGAGGTGGAGATAGCGGCCAAAGCAGGCGCGGACATCGTGACGGTGCTCGCCCTGGCGGACGATGCCACCATCTCCGAGAGCGTGCTCACCGCTAGGAAGTACGGGGCCAAGGTGATGGTGGACTTGATTAACGTGGCGAACAAGCTGGAGCGCGCCAAGGAGGTGGAGAAGCTGGGCGCGGAGCTGGTCTGCCTGCACGTGGGCGTGGATGAGCAGATGCATGGCCGGACTTCGCCTTTGCAGTCGGTGCGGGAGATCGCGGCTTCGCTCCGCATCCCGGTGGCCGTGGCGGGGGGGATCACACAATTCACAGCCAAGGATTACGTGGAAGCGGGGGCGAGCGTGATCATCGTGGGCGGTTCCATCATAAAGGCGGAGAACGTCAGAGAGGCGGCCAAGGCCGTCAAGCGGGCCATGTTGACCGGCCAGGTGGGAGCTCAGGAGATCTCGCGCAAATACGGGAAGGAGGAACTCTTCCAAGCCTTCACCAAGGTCTCGACGCCGAACATCGCGGATGCGCAGCACAAGCGCGGTGTAATTCTCGGCCTAGTGCCTCATCTGCGAGCGGGGCAGAAGTTGGTGGGTAGGGCCTTGACGGTGCAGACGGCTAAAGGGGATTGGGCGAAGCCAGTAGAGGCCATAGACCGCGCCTCCCCGGGCGATGTCCTGGTGATCGACGCAGGGGGCAGCGATGTGGCTGTGTGGGGAGAGCTGGCTTCCCTGAGCGCGCAGGGAAAGGGCATCACCGGTGTGGTGGTGGATGGAGCGGTCAGGGACATGGATGTGATTCGGGAGATAGGATTCCCCTGCTTCTGTCGATACGTAGTGCCGCATGCGGGCGAGCCTAAAGGCCACGGCGGCATCGGGTTGGAGATAATGTGCGGTGGCCAGTTGGTGCGAACGGGCGACTGGATCATAGGAGACGAGAGCGGCCTGGTGGTGGTTCCACAGGAATCCGCCGTGGAGGTCGCCAACCGCGCCTTGGACGTGTTAGAGCGGGAGAACAGGATCCGCGAGGAGATCCGCCGCGGTGGGACGCTATCCAGCGTGCTGGAGCTGGAGAAATGGGAGCAGGTGCGCTGA